The following are encoded together in the Panicum virgatum strain AP13 chromosome 6K, P.virgatum_v5, whole genome shotgun sequence genome:
- the LOC120712295 gene encoding uncharacterized WD repeat-containing protein C2A9.03-like codes for MDEFELEDNLEFILQSIQGLMEDQGENNAFGDANQNELFASLVNYDHEDMLPDVSVADVAAGKDMQGIPWEKMLFGRDQYREMKMKNYRNYQNLSYAREDALQECKRVEKDSPYYDFHYNTRRARPSIVHFQLRNLVWATTKHDVYTMHDQSVTHWSSLDQLSTELINADDCIVPKQRGHGSQSVAMVQVTTMAVDSNLLVVGGFQGEVICKRLDDDGVVFSTRVTDDENAITNSLEIYQDPSGSRRLVAANNDCSIRIFDTEYFDLLKHYVFPWSVNSVSVSPNGKLFAVLGDHEDGLVVDPKCGKAIGSLRGHLDYSFASAWHPDGNIVATGSQDTTCRLWDIRNLSQSVAVLGGRMGSIRCVKFSSDGRFLATAEPVDFVHIYDSFADYGKSHEIDLFGEIGGLSFSPDTEAFYVGLADQTYGGLIEFTKRHQHHYLNSLW; via the exons ATGGACGAGTTCGAGCTGGAGGACAACCTCGAATTCATCCTCCAGAGCATCCAGGGGCTCATGGAGGACCAGGGGGAGAACAACGCCTTCGGCGACGCCAACCAGAACGAGCTCTTCGCCAGCCTCGTCAACTACGACCAC GAGGACATGCTGCCGGATGTGTCCGTGGCGGACGTCGCTGCCGGGAAGGACATGCAGGGGATCCCGTGGGAGAAGATGCTCTTCGGGAGGGATCAGTACCgggagatgaagatgaagaactACAGGAATTACCAGAACCTAAGTTACGCCCGGGAGGATGCTTTGCAG GAGTGCAAACGAGTGGAGAAGGATAGCCCTTACTATGATTTCCACTACAACACAAGGCGTGCTCGGCCATCTATTGTACATTTTCAG CTGAGGAACCTGGTATGGGCAACAACCAAGCATGATGTTTATACAATGCATGACCAATCAGTGACACACTGGTCCTCACTGGACCAGTTAAGCACTGAGCTGATCAATGCCGATGATTGCATTGTTCCAAAACAG AGAGGGCATGGTTCACAGTCAGTTGCAATGGTTCAGGTCACAACGATGGCTGTGGATAGTAATTTATTGGTAGTTGGTGGCTTCCAGGGTGAGGTTATATGCAAG CGTCTGGATGATGATGGAGTTGTTTTCAGCACGAGGGTTACAGATGATGAAAATGCCATCACTAACTCTTTAGAGATATATCAGGATCCCAG CGGATCTAGAAGGTTGGTGGCTGCTAACAATGACTGCTCCATCAGGATTTTCGACACCGAGTATTTTGACCTCCTCAAGCACTATGTCTTCCCTTGGTCCGTGAAT AGTGTTTCTGTGAGCCCAAATGGTAAACTCTTTGCTGTCCTTGGAGATCATGAGGATGGCTTGGTAGTGGATCCTAAGTGTGGCAAG GCAATTGGTTCTCTTAGGGGCCACTTGGATTATTCATTTGCGTCAGCCTGGCATCCTGACGGCAACATTGTGGCCACGGGGAGTCAAGACACTACATGCAGGCTGTGGGACATAAGAAACCTATCACAGTCGGTAGCTGTGCTTGGAGGCAGGATGGGCTCCATACGCTGTGTCAAGTTCTCTTCGGACGGGAGGTTCCTGGCAACTGCCGAGCCTGTGGATTTCGTCCACATATACGACTCCTTTGCGGACTACGGGAAATCTCACGAGATTGATCTGTTCGGCGAGATTGGTGGTTTGTCGTTCAGCCCGGACACCGAGGCCTTCTACGTTGGCCTCGCGGACCAGACGTACGGTGGCCTGATCGAGTTCACCAAGAGGCACCAACATCATTACTTGAACTCCTTGTGGTGA